The proteins below come from a single Alphaproteobacteria bacterium genomic window:
- a CDS encoding pyruvate dehydrogenase complex E1 component subunit beta, which produces MTMIAIRDALRDAMAEEMRRDKDVFVMGEEVAEYQGAYKVTRGLLQEFGPKRVIDTPITEHGFAGLGVGAAFMGLKPIVEFMTFNFGMQAIDQIINSAAKTLYMSGGQMGCPIVFRGPNGAASRVGAQHSQCFASWYAHCPGLKVVSPYDGASSKGLLKAAIRDPNPVIFLENELIYGFEFDVPDDPDFIVPLGKAEVVREGTDVTITAFSRMVGLALDAAEKLKEKNISVEVVDLRTLAPLDTHTILQSFKKTNRLVNVEEGWAYAGIGSEISYLIMELGFDDMDAHVERVAAAAVPLPYAHNLEQAALPQVDDIIKAVEKVTYRQK; this is translated from the coding sequence ATGACGATGATTGCAATTCGTGACGCTTTACGAGACGCCATGGCCGAAGAAATGCGCCGTGACAAAGATGTTTTTGTTATGGGTGAAGAAGTTGCTGAATATCAAGGCGCCTACAAGGTGACCCGGGGTCTTCTACAAGAATTTGGGCCTAAACGCGTTATTGATACACCCATTACAGAGCATGGATTTGCCGGACTTGGAGTTGGTGCGGCTTTTATGGGCCTGAAACCAATTGTTGAATTCATGACCTTTAACTTTGGCATGCAAGCCATTGATCAAATCATTAACTCAGCTGCTAAAACGCTCTATATGTCTGGCGGGCAAATGGGCTGCCCGATTGTATTCAGGGGCCCTAATGGTGCAGCTTCCAGAGTCGGCGCGCAGCATTCTCAGTGTTTCGCGAGCTGGTATGCACATTGCCCGGGATTAAAGGTTGTTAGCCCCTACGATGGAGCCAGCTCTAAAGGTCTCTTAAAAGCAGCAATACGAGATCCAAACCCGGTGATTTTCCTTGAAAATGAGTTGATCTATGGCTTTGAATTTGATGTTCCGGATGATCCAGATTTTATCGTACCACTTGGCAAAGCAGAGGTTGTCCGTGAAGGGACCGATGTAACAATCACCGCCTTTTCCCGGATGGTTGGACTTGCCCTTGACGCCGCTGAAAAGTTGAAAGAAAAAAATATTAGTGTTGAGGTGGTTGACCTGCGCACGCTTGCTCCCCTTGATACTCACACTATTCTTCAGTCCTTCAAGAAAACCAATCGTTTGGTTAACGTTGAAGAGGGATGGGCCTATGCGGGCATCGGATCTGAAATTTCATACTTAATTATGGAATTGGGATTCGATGATATGGATGCACATGTTGAACGTGTTGCGGCGGCAGCTGTTCCCCTTCCATATGCACACAACTTGGAACAAGCAGCTTTGCCCCAGGTTGATGATATTATTAAAGCTGTCGAAAAAGTGACTTATCGGCAAAAATAG
- the gatA gene encoding Asp-tRNA(Asn)/Glu-tRNA(Gln) amidotransferase GatCAB subunit A (allows the formation of correctly charged Asn-tRNA(Asn) or Gln-tRNA(Gln) through the transamidation of misacylated Asp-tRNA(Asn) or Glu-tRNA(Gln) in organisms which lack either or both of asparaginyl-tRNA or glutaminyl-tRNA synthetases; reaction takes place in the presence of glutamine and ATP through an activated phospho-Asp-tRNA(Asn) or phospho-Glu-tRNA) — translation MTDLTKLSVDALLAGYGRKEFLPSDVIQAYRQRYENHRHYNTYTQTCFDEAQQKAELADKKVQSGSELLSLEGLPLAVKDNFAQKNKVTSACSAILKNFKPFYDSTITARLEQAGCIAVGTTNMDEFAMGSSTENSIYGPTINPWKSKKNPELQLSPGGSSGGSAAAVAARLAAASIGTDTGGSIRQPAAFNGLVGFKPTYGRCSRYGIVAFASSLDQAGPITRTVMDSIRLFETMSGVDTNDSTTAKIEPFRFSRDRGFNGITFGLPVEFLEACTNNEIKTCWLNTARILESKGAQLKEISLPHIGKALAIYYIIAPAEAASNLARYDGVRYGERIEGKNLQEMYIKSRSEGFGEEVKRRIMVGNFVLSSKAYDAYYLQGLRVRNLLFQELQTVFQDVDLILSPTTPTPAFALGSKVSNPMEMYQSDLFTVGANLAGIPAISVPISQCQDGLPMGVQLMANAFHENLLFNAALDLEDEYQFHATLHQEIQ, via the coding sequence ATGACAGATTTAACAAAGCTCTCAGTAGATGCCTTGCTTGCTGGTTATGGCAGAAAAGAATTTTTGCCGTCAGATGTTATTCAAGCTTATCGCCAAAGATATGAGAACCATCGCCATTACAACACTTACACACAAACATGCTTTGATGAGGCACAACAAAAAGCTGAACTCGCTGATAAAAAGGTGCAGTCTGGATCTGAGCTTTTGTCCTTAGAAGGTCTACCACTTGCGGTAAAAGACAATTTTGCGCAGAAGAATAAAGTGACCTCTGCTTGTTCAGCCATCCTCAAAAACTTTAAACCCTTTTATGATTCAACCATAACAGCACGCCTTGAGCAGGCTGGGTGCATTGCCGTTGGTACAACAAATATGGATGAATTCGCCATGGGGTCATCGACAGAAAACAGTATATATGGCCCAACAATTAATCCATGGAAGAGTAAAAAAAATCCTGAGCTCCAGCTTTCACCAGGTGGTTCTTCCGGTGGGTCTGCAGCCGCGGTTGCGGCGCGTTTAGCAGCAGCTTCTATTGGAACGGATACCGGCGGATCCATTCGACAACCAGCTGCTTTTAATGGCTTGGTTGGCTTTAAACCAACTTATGGGCGATGTTCTAGATATGGGATAGTCGCGTTTGCTTCATCCCTTGATCAAGCAGGGCCGATCACCCGAACAGTCATGGACAGTATACGCCTGTTTGAAACGATGAGCGGCGTTGATACAAATGATTCAACAACAGCAAAAATCGAGCCTTTTAGATTTAGCCGAGACAGAGGATTTAATGGCATTACCTTTGGGCTGCCGGTGGAATTTTTAGAGGCTTGCACCAACAATGAGATTAAAACATGTTGGTTAAATACCGCGCGCATTCTGGAATCAAAAGGGGCGCAGCTTAAAGAAATATCTCTCCCTCATATTGGAAAAGCACTTGCAATATATTATATTATTGCGCCCGCCGAGGCAGCTTCAAACTTAGCCAGATATGATGGGGTTCGTTACGGAGAGCGCATCGAGGGGAAGAACCTACAAGAGATGTACATCAAGTCGAGAAGTGAAGGATTCGGCGAAGAAGTAAAACGACGCATTATGGTTGGGAACTTCGTTCTTTCCTCAAAGGCCTATGACGCTTACTATTTGCAGGGCTTGCGGGTAAGAAATCTGTTGTTTCAAGAATTGCAAACAGTCTTTCAGGACGTTGATTTGATTTTATCACCTACAACACCCACACCCGCATTTGCGTTGGGTTCAAAAGTTTCAAACCCTATGGAAATGTATCAGTCAGACTTATTCACAGTGGGTGCTAACCTTGCTGGAATCCCGGCAATATCTGTGCCGATTTCACAATGTCAGGATGGATTGCCGATGGGCGTACAACTGATGGCGAATGCTTTTCATGAAAATTTATTGTTCAATGCTGCTCTCGATTTAGAAGATGAATATCAGTTTCATGCAACCCTTCATCAGGAAATTCAATAA
- the gatC gene encoding Asp-tRNA(Asn)/Glu-tRNA(Gln) amidotransferase GatCAB subunit C, producing the protein MSVTPKDIERAAKLSALKSSEEDYELFMCRISRVFEWVETLQEIDTKGIAPLANPLENFPEMIQEMQKDHPHQTNTSEDILKEAPGREFNMFKVKKVIE; encoded by the coding sequence ATGTCAGTAACACCAAAAGATATTGAACGTGCCGCAAAACTATCTGCCTTGAAAAGCTCTGAAGAAGATTATGAGCTTTTTATGTGCCGAATTTCTCGGGTATTTGAATGGGTAGAAACCCTTCAAGAGATTGACACAAAAGGCATTGCTCCGCTTGCAAACCCCTTGGAGAACTTTCCTGAAATGATTCAAGAGATGCAAAAAGATCACCCTCATCAAACAAATACTTCTGAAGATATTTTAAAAGAAGCGCCTGGGCGCGAATTTAATATGTTCAAGGTTAAGAAAGTTATCGAGTAA
- the pdhA gene encoding pyruvate dehydrogenase (acetyl-transferring) E1 component subunit alpha — protein MSKSQKSQLNAEQIKKFYHDMLLIRRFEERSGQLYGRGLIGGFCHLYIGQEAIVVALTSLQNPQDTVITAYRDHGHMLACGMDPRRVMAELTGRKEGYSAGKGGSMHMFSREKNFFGGHGIVGAQVSIGTGMALAHQYKEDGGVCLTYFGDGASDQGQVYESYNMASLWDLPVLYVIENNQYSMGTALHRHASGDGLWKRGAGFGIEGAQVNGMDIRDVLIAGEKALTYVREKKRPFILEVDTYRYRGHSMSDPALYRTKEEVSGFKDTNDPIINLKKYAFDQKLASEDDFKEIDDHVKKEMLETIEFAEESPEPDLSELWTDVLIENDKGAQ, from the coding sequence ATGAGTAAAAGTCAAAAATCTCAGCTTAACGCCGAACAAATCAAAAAATTCTACCACGATATGCTGCTCATTCGTCGTTTTGAAGAGCGCTCTGGGCAGCTTTATGGCCGTGGACTTATCGGTGGCTTTTGCCATTTATACATTGGACAAGAAGCCATCGTTGTTGCTTTAACCTCGCTCCAAAACCCCCAAGACACCGTTATCACGGCTTATCGCGATCATGGACATATGCTGGCCTGTGGCATGGATCCAAGAAGAGTGATGGCTGAGCTGACAGGAAGAAAAGAGGGGTATTCGGCCGGAAAAGGTGGCTCTATGCACATGTTTAGCCGCGAAAAAAACTTTTTTGGAGGACATGGCATTGTCGGTGCACAGGTTTCAATTGGCACAGGGATGGCGCTTGCTCATCAATATAAAGAGGATGGGGGCGTTTGTCTGACCTACTTTGGAGATGGGGCATCCGATCAAGGACAAGTATATGAGTCCTATAACATGGCATCCCTTTGGGACCTTCCTGTTCTCTATGTGATTGAAAACAATCAATACTCCATGGGAACGGCTCTTCACCGTCACGCATCTGGAGATGGTTTGTGGAAACGAGGTGCAGGGTTTGGCATTGAAGGGGCTCAAGTCAATGGTATGGATATCCGCGACGTTTTAATCGCTGGTGAAAAAGCGCTGACATACGTGCGCGAGAAAAAGCGCCCGTTTATTCTTGAGGTGGACACCTATCGCTATCGAGGTCACTCGATGTCTGATCCAGCCTTATACCGAACCAAAGAAGAAGTAAGCGGTTTTAAAGATACCAATGATCCCATCATTAATTTGAAAAAATATGCTTTTGACCAAAAACTAGCCTCTGAAGATGATTTCAAAGAAATTGACGACCATGTCAAAAAAGAAATGCTAGAAACCATTGAGTTTGCTGAAGAGTCCCCAGAGCCGGATCTTTCTGAACTTTGGACGGATGTTTTGATTGAAAACGATAAGGGTGCACAATGA
- the gatB gene encoding Asp-tRNA(Asn)/Glu-tRNA(Gln) amidotransferase GatCAB subunit B (allows the formation of correctly charged Asn-tRNA(Asn) or Gln-tRNA(Gln) through the transamidation of misacylated Asp-tRNA(Asn) or Glu-tRNA(Gln) in organisms which lack either or both of asparaginyl-tRNA or glutaminyl-tRNA synthetases; reaction takes place in the presence of glutamine and ATP through an activated phospho-Asp-tRNA(Asn) or phospho-Glu-tRNA), with translation MAQIDSLRSLIKTDTGAWEVVIGLEIHAQIMSETKLFSRAETSFAAEPNTHVTPIDAGFPGMLPLLNSYCVHQAIKTGLGLNAQINLFSRFDRKNYFYPDLPNGYQITQLYHPIVGEGHLDIPVAGNENSIRVGIERIHLEQDAGKSIHDLSPDSSFIDLNRAGTALMEIVTKPDLRSADEVMAFMKKIRLILRYLGTSDGNMDEGSLRADVNVSVRRPGEPLGRRVEIKNANSIKFIGQAIHFEINRQIAALESGAEITQETRLYDPQKGETRPMRSKEDAQDYRYHPDPDLLPIQLENDYIDTIRQSMPELPDPKRSRFIKEYGLSAYDAEVMVSEIETPDIYERAVQALSSWKEGQHDTLQSKLLANWFLGDLFSQLKKESLKITDIPFEIEHLSALVNLISDDTISGKIAKDVFQEIWKTNKSPKVIVEEKGLKQVTDVSMIENEVEKVIEANPQMVQDYLGGKDKIIGFLIGQVMKATKGKINPGALNQIMVKKLSSMRGGK, from the coding sequence ATGGCACAGATAGATTCTTTACGCTCTTTGATTAAAACTGACACGGGCGCTTGGGAAGTAGTGATTGGGCTTGAGATTCATGCTCAAATCATGTCTGAGACCAAACTTTTTTCTCGAGCCGAAACCTCTTTTGCAGCAGAGCCAAATACACATGTAACCCCAATTGATGCGGGCTTTCCGGGAATGCTTCCCCTTTTGAACTCGTACTGTGTTCACCAAGCAATTAAAACAGGGCTTGGCCTCAATGCCCAAATCAACCTTTTTTCAAGGTTTGATCGAAAGAATTATTTCTATCCTGACTTGCCAAATGGCTATCAAATTACGCAGCTGTACCATCCAATCGTTGGTGAAGGACACCTTGATATTCCAGTTGCAGGCAACGAAAATTCAATTCGTGTTGGTATTGAGCGCATTCATCTTGAACAAGACGCTGGAAAGAGCATTCACGATTTAAGTCCTGATTCTAGCTTTATTGACCTTAATCGTGCCGGAACAGCCTTGATGGAGATTGTGACCAAACCAGACCTGAGAAGTGCTGATGAGGTTATGGCGTTTATGAAAAAAATACGCCTGATTCTGCGTTATCTTGGAACCAGTGATGGCAACATGGATGAGGGCAGCTTGCGTGCTGATGTAAACGTCTCTGTTCGTCGACCTGGTGAGCCGCTGGGGCGCCGTGTGGAAATCAAAAACGCCAATTCCATTAAATTCATTGGTCAAGCCATCCACTTTGAAATTAATCGTCAAATAGCCGCCCTTGAATCTGGCGCAGAAATTACTCAGGAAACGCGGTTATATGACCCTCAAAAAGGTGAAACTCGGCCTATGCGTTCGAAAGAGGATGCCCAAGATTATCGCTATCATCCAGATCCTGATTTGTTGCCGATTCAACTTGAAAATGATTACATTGATACCATCCGCCAATCAATGCCAGAACTCCCGGATCCTAAGCGATCAAGGTTTATTAAAGAGTATGGTCTTTCTGCTTATGATGCAGAGGTAATGGTTTCTGAAATAGAAACCCCTGATATTTATGAACGCGCGGTTCAAGCATTAAGCTCCTGGAAAGAGGGCCAACATGATACGCTTCAATCGAAATTATTGGCTAATTGGTTCTTAGGTGATCTTTTCAGCCAACTGAAAAAGGAATCTTTGAAAATAACTGACATTCCTTTTGAGATTGAACACCTCTCAGCGTTGGTTAACTTGATCTCAGATGACACCATTTCTGGAAAAATTGCTAAAGACGTTTTCCAAGAAATATGGAAAACAAATAAATCTCCCAAGGTTATTGTTGAGGAGAAGGGTCTGAAGCAAGTTACTGATGTTTCGATGATTGAAAATGAGGTTGAAAAGGTTATTGAGGCGAATCCACAAATGGTTCAAGATTACCTCGGGGGCAAAGATAAAATCATTGGATTTCTTATTGGCCAAGTCATGAAAGCCACCAAAGGAAAAATTAATCCTGGGGCCCTGAATCAAATTATGGTAAAAAAATTGAGTTCAATGAGGGGAGGTAAGTAA